In a single window of the Papaver somniferum cultivar HN1 chromosome 8, ASM357369v1, whole genome shotgun sequence genome:
- the LOC113305352 gene encoding F-box/kelch-repeat protein At1g57790-like, translating into MHNNNYIIKVSDEFPLGATIRYSKDGWLLISTGKKTVFSYNPFTKAKIRLPDLPDDYVLRGMSFSTTPTSRNCVVIAVSNWCPWASDIGCGNAKISFLVCDLQKSSSGWNAHLFTYEYNIYDDFMPCINNPVFYNGAFYCLDYNGLLGVLDMRGDFCWKILSKSLRQFNSIYPSFLVECDKKLLLVNLGQNGKSTEIYSLDESEMAWVKLASLGKHAIFISYTSSFSVVAPRSYMENNVYFPRLYGERVLYYSLDTYRYHCVGSNQYSSQDFHNTKEISNCTWIEPNWSQASLCQEPE; encoded by the coding sequence ATGCATAATAATAACTATATCATAAAAGTTTCTGATGAATTTCCCTTAGGTGCTACAATACGATATTCGAAAGACGGATGGCTTTTAATATCTACCGGTAAGAAAACTGTATTCTCCTACAACCCATTCACAAAAGCAAAGATCCGTCTTCCAGATTTACCTGATGATTATGTACTCCGTGGAATGTCATTCTCGACCACACCAACTTCTCGCAATTGTGTAGTAATTGCCGTCTCTAATTGGTGCCCATGGGCATCAGATATAGGGTGCGGTAATGCTAAGATTTCCTTCTTGGTCTGTGATCTGCAAAAGAGTTCAAGTGGTTGGAATGCTCATTTATTCACGTATGAATATAATATATACGACGACTTTATGCCATGTATTAATAATCCGGTTTTCTATAATGGCGCTTTCTACTGCTTAGATTATAATGGACTTTTAGGAGTTCTGGATATGCGGGGtgatttttgttggaaaattCTTTCGAAATCCTTGAGACAATTCAATTCTATCTATCCAAGTTTTTTGGTGGAGTGTGATAAAAAGCTTTTACTTGTGAATTTAGGACAGAATGGAAAGTCTACAGAGATATATAGTTTAGATGAATCTGAGATGGCCTGGGTTAAACTTGCAAGTTTGGGAAAGCATGCAATTTTCATCAGTTATACATCCAGTTTTTCAGTAGTCGCTCCGCGTAGTTACATGGAAAACAACGTCTACTTCCCGAGACTATACGGAGAAAGGGTTTTATACTATTCTCTTGATACATACAGGTATCATTGCGTTGGGAGTAATCAGTATTCTTCGCAAGATTTTCATAATACAAAGGAAATATCAAACTGCACTTGGATTGAACCTAACTGGTCTCAGGCAAGTCTATGTCAAGAGCCTGAATGA